A stretch of Paenibacillus sp. URB8-2 DNA encodes these proteins:
- a CDS encoding S-layer homology domain-containing protein, whose amino-acid sequence MQVATVKFNQQKMISYILVFVLFFCAIFISVPQKAFAADPEPVASFTGINVVSERDVNKDGLTIRIAPPEGYTFDSVNLAVYKDDIIDGLTFYGMEFNKTLSDSNYYTQKPWDTYITSVLDKYGTTSGDETYFPYLDYANKVTVYDRFVGLNPPGAKSHVINPSDALKAQYPGVKQGIINTLKAGATVNIDANGNLVIYCSKDAADGYFANFTSDLPVVDGGIAAAASGDIALSGTLPAGVVLNYSQPVSVNNYFLIQEIKAHVEVWQYVDASHASEPDVISFDRKVDNTGTTYYTDATGTVAANGKTNTLTYYVKRVPGDVLTEDDIRNGGTLGPNGTGNKLIKMVVDVRSGPTQWAEGKPKLSILYNMFRTSKIATGYGWNDSNTYTPADDSQWSKVENKIVAAATAKTVGTDKYAVNYSGDSRRDTVDSKKMWMFWELPQTPDFDISSDMPIYLNEIGGFFGGSGQMIGGDTFTGLPFSGMDGRYSFIIKTTNPVMPAANPGAGAVASGTEVTLSTPTVGASVYYAVYSAGIDPATVTFGLYDQPIVINSDTTIKAYAKAFGEVSDVMTADYTILSNSVTSVTGVELDQHAITLTPGATGTLTATVAPADATNQNVTWTTSDSTVATVTYGVVTAVGEGTANITVRTADGSFTDTCEVTVNPAAVGVTGVELDQHAITLTPGATGTLTATVAPAGATNKNVIWTTSDSTVATVTYGVVTAVGAGKATITVRTADGSFTDTCEVTVNPAAVAVTGVGLDQHAITLTAGATGTLTATVAPADATNKNVTWTTSDSTVATVTNGVVTAVGAGTATITVTTADGSFKDTCQVTVNAAATSGNGGSGGGGGGGGGGGTQTPTTTTQTPTTDLGQVIQSGNTATLQVDAKKAADLLKDAAQSELVINLSQVTAEPGQSKAVQLPAEVIDLAKAANKPIVIQDSGLKIVIPSEVLIQGQNMTFSTTQVSSQTVASAPGHVENKAVYSFDAWAGETAIHNFTKSITITLPIPAGVTELGKLGVYYLNETTGQWDYVGGRIVDGKLEFNTNHFSKYMVAESWKTFGDLASHWAKSDIEVMVARNVINGTGANTFAPQNNITRAEFAALLSRVLKLSDAADEGTFKDITGSEWYANDVKKAAKAGIIQGSNGNFHPGDPVTRQEMAVMINRAYSYAGGKIGTLTDLAFTDKGSISAWANDAVQSVYTLGIINGYPDGSFGALGHATRAEGTVMLKTFMDKLGL is encoded by the coding sequence ATGCAAGTTGCGACAGTAAAATTCAATCAACAGAAGATGATAAGCTACATATTAGTGTTTGTGCTGTTTTTTTGTGCGATATTTATTTCCGTTCCTCAAAAAGCGTTTGCGGCAGATCCTGAACCCGTGGCAAGCTTCACAGGAATCAATGTTGTTTCGGAACGGGACGTCAATAAAGATGGCTTGACCATTAGAATTGCTCCGCCGGAGGGCTATACTTTTGACTCCGTCAATTTGGCAGTCTATAAGGACGACATCATCGACGGCCTCACGTTTTATGGCATGGAGTTTAATAAAACGTTATCCGACTCCAACTACTACACCCAGAAGCCTTGGGATACTTACATTACTTCTGTATTGGATAAATACGGTACCACCTCGGGAGATGAGACGTATTTCCCTTATCTGGACTATGCCAACAAAGTGACCGTTTATGACCGCTTTGTGGGTTTGAATCCTCCCGGCGCTAAAAGCCATGTGATCAATCCAAGCGATGCTTTGAAGGCTCAGTATCCCGGTGTTAAACAGGGCATCATCAATACCTTGAAAGCAGGCGCCACTGTAAACATAGATGCTAACGGAAATCTGGTCATTTACTGCTCCAAGGATGCCGCTGATGGATATTTTGCGAATTTCACAAGTGATCTGCCTGTGGTTGACGGCGGTATAGCGGCAGCTGCCAGCGGCGATATTGCTCTGTCTGGTACGCTTCCGGCAGGCGTGGTTCTTAATTACAGCCAGCCGGTTTCGGTCAATAATTACTTCCTCATCCAGGAAATAAAAGCTCATGTTGAAGTATGGCAGTATGTTGATGCCAGCCATGCAAGCGAACCGGATGTCATTTCGTTTGATCGCAAAGTGGATAATACCGGTACAACATATTATACAGATGCGACTGGGACTGTTGCTGCTAATGGTAAGACAAATACACTTACTTATTATGTAAAGAGAGTCCCAGGAGATGTGCTGACCGAGGATGATATCCGCAACGGAGGAACACTGGGTCCCAACGGCACGGGCAATAAATTGATCAAAATGGTAGTGGACGTGCGTTCCGGTCCTACGCAATGGGCTGAAGGCAAACCGAAACTCTCCATCCTATATAACATGTTCCGCACAAGTAAGATTGCAACCGGTTATGGTTGGAATGACAGCAATACTTATACGCCTGCTGATGATTCGCAGTGGTCCAAGGTTGAGAATAAAATAGTTGCTGCTGCAACAGCAAAAACAGTCGGTACTGATAAATATGCAGTCAACTACAGCGGTGACAGCAGAAGGGATACGGTAGATTCGAAGAAGATGTGGATGTTTTGGGAACTGCCGCAGACGCCCGATTTCGACATTTCTTCCGACATGCCGATATATTTGAATGAAATCGGCGGTTTCTTTGGCGGCTCGGGGCAGATGATCGGCGGCGATACCTTTACAGGTCTGCCATTCAGTGGTATGGACGGCAGATACAGCTTCATCATTAAAACTACAAATCCGGTAATGCCCGCAGCTAATCCCGGAGCAGGGGCAGTAGCCTCTGGCACAGAGGTTACACTCAGCACTCCGACAGTTGGAGCATCGGTTTACTATGCTGTTTACTCAGCAGGAATTGATCCGGCAACTGTGACATTTGGTCTATATGATCAACCCATTGTCATCAACTCTGATACAACCATAAAGGCATATGCGAAAGCATTTGGAGAAGTTAGTGACGTGATGACGGCTGACTATACAATTCTCTCAAATTCTGTTACATCTGTCACAGGAGTAGAGCTTGATCAGCATGCGATAACATTAACCCCAGGAGCAACCGGAACATTAACAGCGACAGTAGCTCCAGCGGATGCAACAAACCAAAATGTAACCTGGACAACCAGTGATTCAACAGTAGCAACAGTAACTTACGGAGTTGTTACAGCAGTAGGAGAAGGAACAGCTAACATAACGGTTAGAACAGCAGACGGAAGCTTCACAGATACTTGTGAAGTAACTGTAAATCCAGCAGCAGTAGGAGTCACAGGAGTAGAGCTTGATCAGCATGCGATAACATTGACCCCAGGAGCAACCGGAACATTAACAGCTACAGTAGCTCCGGCAGGTGCAACAAACAAAAATGTAATCTGGACAACCAGTGATTCAACAGTAGCAACAGTAACTTACGGAGTTGTTACAGCAGTAGGAGCAGGGAAAGCGACCATAACGGTTAGAACAGCAGACGGAAGCTTCACAGATACTTGCGAAGTAACTGTAAATCCAGCAGCAGTAGCAGTCACAGGAGTAGGACTTGATCAGCATGCGATAACGTTGACCGCAGGAGCAACCGGAACATTAACAGCGACAGTAGCTCCAGCGGATGCAACAAACAAAAATGTAACCTGGACAACCAGTGATTCAACTGTAGCAACAGTAACTAACGGAGTTGTTACAGCAGTAGGAGCAGGAACAGCGACCATAACGGTAACAACGGCAGACGGAAGCTTCAAAGATACCTGCCAGGTTACTGTAAATGCTGCGGCAACAAGCGGCAACGGCGGAAGCGGCGGCGGCGGTGGCGGCGGTGGCGGTGGTGGCACTCAGACACCTACCACTACTACGCAGACGCCTACCACCGATTTAGGGCAGGTTATCCAGTCTGGAAACACAGCAACCTTACAGGTAGATGCAAAAAAAGCAGCAGATCTCCTGAAGGACGCTGCACAAAGTGAATTGGTTATCAACCTTTCACAAGTAACAGCAGAACCAGGTCAAAGTAAAGCAGTACAGCTGCCAGCTGAAGTAATAGACCTTGCTAAAGCTGCGAATAAACCAATAGTCATTCAGGACAGTGGGCTGAAAATAGTTATTCCGTCTGAGGTATTGATACAGGGACAGAATATGACCTTCAGCACAACCCAGGTGTCAAGTCAGACAGTTGCATCAGCTCCTGGACATGTTGAAAATAAAGCGGTCTACTCATTCGATGCATGGGCTGGTGAAACGGCAATTCATAACTTTACTAAATCAATTACAATAACCCTTCCAATTCCAGCCGGGGTTACGGAATTGGGAAAATTAGGTGTCTATTACCTCAATGAAACAACCGGGCAATGGGATTACGTGGGAGGAAGAATCGTTGACGGTAAACTGGAATTCAACACAAACCACTTCTCAAAATATATGGTGGCTGAATCCTGGAAGACTTTCGGAGATCTTGCATCCCACTGGGCTAAGTCTGATATCGAAGTCATGGTGGCAAGGAATGTCATAAACGGAACAGGCGCAAATACCTTTGCTCCACAGAACAATATCACCCGTGCAGAATTTGCTGCTTTGCTGTCGAGAGTACTGAAACTGTCTGATGCTGCAGATGAAGGTACATTTAAAGATATAACAGGCAGTGAATGGTACGCAAACGATGTGAAGAAGGCAGCAAAAGCCGGAATAATCCAGGGCTCTAACGGCAACTTCCATCCAGGTGATCCTGTTACCCGCCAGGAAATGGCAGTAATGATCAATAGGGCATACAGCTATGCAGGAGGCAAGATAGGTACACTTACAGATCTAGCCTTCACCGATAAAGGCAGCATTAGCGCGTGGGCCAATGATGCAGTTCAGAGCGTCTACACCCTGGGTATTATCAATGGATACCCGGATGGAAGCTTTGGAGCGCTGGGTCATGCTACCCGTGCCGAAGGTACGGTCATGCTCAAAACATTCATGGACAAGCTGGGGCTATAA
- a CDS encoding S-layer homology domain-containing protein, protein MVRIEKKNTCLSFVFLMIMLFTILTCDIPAVYAEDAAENTVTASFTGTNTVTEWDVNADGLTITIALPNGYRFSDNITDYKNAIIDGLTLGGLLFDKKTNQYNVVPYEMFVASALDIYGNSGYFPYIDISNSVTVYDRFVGLDPAGARSTSAVSDALKAAYPGVKKGILNALKAGATVSVNRDGNLVIRCTKEAANGYFSTFTNSVSVVNGGIQIANCDILLSAELPIGVVKNVNEVVKVNGFFTIQEVKVHTEIWEYVDNSRAGEDGVFSFNNRINSYDRNTTSQYPYDTTYYVKQVEGNVLTAADIREGGKLGPGGTGSKLVKVVVDTRVGPTQWASSKNMSTFFTNFFRTNKDATGYGGKSDTTYTPADDPEWLKVEDQITNGGTDSASPYNVCTNKYVVNYSGDSRMDTVNPAKMWIFFELPQTPDFHITSDMPIYVNLIAGFIGGSGQSTTTNGQPILGMDGRYLFTIKADNTRTADNTSAKTFDDLANYEWAKKQIEALVSKGIISGTGATTYSPGANITRADFIMMLVKTLDLKADIEENFEDVKQGAYYYEAVGIAKQSGIATGSGDNRFNPKAEISRQDMMVLTERALRAANKIKGSASIEMLEQFKDKAQVSGYAANSVSAMIGEGLVTGAGGRINPLGSTTRAEAAVILYRIYTK, encoded by the coding sequence ATGGTTAGAATCGAGAAAAAAAATACATGTCTGTCTTTCGTGTTTTTAATGATTATGCTGTTTACCATTCTGACTTGTGATATCCCTGCGGTGTATGCAGAGGATGCCGCAGAAAATACGGTGACGGCCAGCTTTACAGGAACCAATACGGTGACGGAATGGGATGTAAACGCTGATGGTTTGACAATAACCATTGCCCTCCCTAATGGCTATCGCTTTTCAGACAATATTACGGACTATAAGAATGCAATCATCGACGGACTGACCTTGGGCGGTTTGTTATTCGACAAAAAGACGAACCAATACAATGTCGTTCCCTATGAAATGTTTGTAGCCAGCGCATTGGATATATACGGTAACTCAGGATATTTCCCGTATATTGATATTTCCAACAGTGTTACGGTTTATGACCGTTTTGTAGGACTGGATCCGGCGGGAGCAAGAAGTACGTCAGCTGTCTCCGATGCATTGAAAGCTGCTTATCCTGGTGTGAAGAAGGGAATCTTGAATGCTTTGAAAGCCGGAGCAACTGTCAGTGTCAACAGGGATGGGAATTTGGTGATCCGATGCACCAAAGAAGCCGCAAACGGCTATTTCTCAACCTTTACTAATTCGGTGTCCGTAGTAAATGGAGGTATCCAAATCGCGAACTGCGATATCCTGCTGTCTGCAGAACTCCCGATAGGTGTAGTTAAGAATGTCAATGAGGTTGTTAAGGTCAATGGCTTTTTCACAATCCAGGAGGTAAAAGTACATACAGAGATATGGGAATATGTGGATAATAGCCGTGCGGGCGAAGACGGTGTATTTTCATTTAACAACCGGATTAATAGTTATGATCGGAATACGACCTCACAGTATCCTTATGACACTACCTATTACGTGAAGCAGGTAGAAGGGAATGTCCTGACCGCGGCAGATATCCGCGAAGGAGGGAAATTGGGACCGGGTGGAACCGGCAGCAAGCTGGTCAAGGTTGTGGTGGATACCCGTGTGGGCCCTACACAGTGGGCAAGCTCCAAGAACATGAGCACCTTCTTTACCAACTTCTTCCGCACCAATAAGGATGCAACCGGGTATGGAGGCAAGAGCGATACTACCTATACACCAGCCGATGATCCGGAATGGCTGAAGGTAGAGGATCAAATCACAAATGGAGGCACAGATAGTGCAAGTCCATATAATGTATGCACGAACAAATATGTAGTCAACTACAGCGGTGACAGCAGAATGGATACGGTAAACCCGGCCAAGATGTGGATATTTTTTGAGCTGCCCCAAACGCCGGACTTTCATATTACATCCGATATGCCGATTTACGTAAACTTGATTGCCGGATTTATCGGCGGTTCCGGTCAGTCAACCACAACAAACGGTCAGCCCATATTGGGGATGGATGGGAGATACCTTTTTACTATAAAGGCGGATAACACAAGAACGGCGGATAACACAAGTGCCAAAACCTTTGATGATCTTGCAAACTACGAATGGGCCAAGAAGCAGATTGAAGCACTTGTATCCAAAGGAATCATTTCAGGTACAGGGGCAACAACCTATTCTCCAGGCGCAAATATTACCAGAGCCGACTTCATCATGATGCTTGTAAAAACACTGGACTTGAAGGCGGATATAGAAGAGAACTTTGAGGATGTAAAGCAGGGGGCCTATTACTATGAAGCGGTTGGCATCGCCAAACAATCAGGAATTGCGACAGGCTCAGGTGACAACAGATTTAATCCAAAAGCGGAGATATCCAGACAGGACATGATGGTTCTGACCGAACGCGCATTAAGGGCTGCAAACAAGATCAAAGGGTCCGCTTCAATAGAAATGTTGGAACAATTCAAGGACAAAGCGCAAGTATCAGGATATGCGGCAAACAGTGTGTCCGCAATGATCGGCGAAGGCTTGGTAACGGGGGCGGGTGGCCGGATTAATCCTCTTGGCAGCACTACCAGGGCGGAAGCTGCGGTCATCCTGTACAGAATCTATACCAAATAA
- a CDS encoding MotA/TolQ/ExbB proton channel family protein, translated as MGGLEVDIKNIEMREVNMDVQNQAQHIFHTFTQGLMVPTIVIVTFLSLAAVWAIGSIISEALTERRGLKEDIPLLLSSFHGKDKEELSLIIKESKLLKRQKAILLELIQYSSLTSVEKRAIAKRLIVSEEERYERILGWTDTISKIAPMFGLMGTLIPLGPGIIALGQGDTMTLANALLVAFDMTIGGLVSAAVCLVISKIRRGWYDSYLVSMESLMECILKEE; from the coding sequence TTGGGGGGGCTGGAAGTAGATATAAAAAATATAGAGATGAGAGAGGTTAACATGGACGTACAAAATCAGGCTCAGCATATATTTCACACATTTACTCAGGGGCTGATGGTGCCTACCATTGTCATTGTGACTTTCCTAAGTCTGGCGGCTGTGTGGGCTATCGGCAGCATCATTTCGGAAGCTTTAACGGAACGCAGGGGGTTAAAAGAGGATATTCCATTATTGCTGTCATCATTTCATGGAAAAGACAAAGAAGAATTATCATTAATTATTAAAGAGAGTAAATTATTGAAGCGGCAAAAAGCAATTTTATTAGAGTTGATCCAATATAGCAGCCTGACATCAGTAGAGAAGAGGGCCATTGCGAAACGGTTGATTGTGTCTGAGGAAGAACGGTATGAAAGAATTCTGGGATGGACGGATACGATCTCTAAAATCGCCCCCATGTTTGGATTGATGGGTACATTAATACCACTCGGTCCCGGTATTATTGCCTTGGGACAGGGAGATACCATGACTCTTGCCAATGCCTTGTTGGTAGCATTTGACATGACGATAGGCGGCTTGGTTAGTGCGGCAGTATGCTTGGTAATCAGCAAAATCAGAAGGGGATGGTATGACAGTTATTTGGTCTCTATGGAAAGTTTAATGGAATGTATTTTGAAGGAGGAATGA
- a CDS encoding ABC transporter substrate-binding protein, which translates to MNTSKRSKIWRLMCIILVISIISSLTACYGNTSRLTEKPNGSVVAREGYKLTTDCIGRKVEVPASPKRIAALDSFAGEAMVMIGAGDKMIAAPNGVKTDLLLQRIYPNMQKVGVPMAGAAINGESLMALQPDLIFIKEAMYSTEGERAKLDKLGVPYLVVGYDSMEEQINALHMIGESIGSIAAEKAAAINQYYRKVIAQAKEIQKQISEKDRFRVYHAINEIVRTDGAKTLGNDWISSVGAIDISAGGQLKFYENDYFASMEQIYQWDPDIIICNEADTVVYLMEDSKWQGLRAVKEHRVYNIPVGATRWGQRGSLETFFAILWLGTTIYPEQYKDVDLKKEVLDFYNNILGLKIDDHTYELILSGNGIRNKSSGEKEK; encoded by the coding sequence ATGAATACTAGCAAAAGATCAAAAATCTGGCGATTGATGTGCATCATACTTGTTATTTCAATCATTTCTTCACTTACAGCCTGTTACGGTAATACTTCGAGGTTGACTGAGAAACCGAATGGAAGTGTTGTAGCGCGAGAGGGATACAAACTAACCACGGATTGCATAGGGCGGAAAGTAGAAGTTCCAGCCTCTCCGAAGCGAATAGCTGCGCTGGACTCTTTTGCAGGAGAAGCCATGGTGATGATAGGGGCTGGAGATAAAATGATAGCTGCTCCTAACGGAGTCAAGACAGATCTCCTTTTACAAAGAATTTACCCCAATATGCAGAAAGTTGGAGTTCCGATGGCGGGCGCTGCAATCAATGGAGAGTCTCTGATGGCTTTACAACCGGATTTGATTTTCATTAAGGAAGCCATGTATTCAACAGAGGGAGAGAGGGCGAAGCTGGATAAGCTTGGCGTACCCTATCTGGTAGTTGGATATGACAGTATGGAGGAGCAGATTAATGCTTTACATATGATAGGGGAGTCCATTGGGTCAATCGCGGCAGAAAAAGCGGCAGCCATCAATCAATATTATAGGAAAGTTATTGCTCAGGCTAAGGAGATTCAAAAGCAAATATCCGAGAAGGACAGATTCCGCGTTTACCATGCAATTAATGAGATCGTACGTACGGATGGGGCTAAAACACTGGGGAATGACTGGATTTCGTCCGTGGGAGCCATCGACATATCCGCTGGAGGGCAGCTTAAGTTTTATGAGAACGACTACTTTGCCAGCATGGAACAGATCTATCAGTGGGATCCGGATATCATAATCTGCAATGAGGCAGACACGGTGGTCTATTTGATGGAGGATTCAAAATGGCAGGGACTGAGGGCTGTCAAGGAGCATAGGGTTTATAACATTCCCGTAGGCGCAACAAGATGGGGACAGAGAGGCAGCCTGGAAACCTTTTTTGCCATTTTATGGCTGGGAACTACGATTTACCCGGAACAGTACAAAGATGTAGATCTAAAGAAAGAAGTGCTGGATTTCTATAATAATATCCTCGGTTTGAAAATCGATGATCATACTTACGAGCTTATTCTTTCCGGCAACGGGATTCGAAACAAAAGCTCAGGAGAAAAGGAAAAATAG
- a CDS encoding ABC transporter ATP-binding protein, which produces MTLIDIRNASFAYEEKEIFNNVNLSVSKGEICCLMGPNGCGKSTLLDCILGFLRLSRGEIFLGGRPFLLYKIADLARQFAYVPQLHTRSFPYTVEQIVLMGRTTYGNGIAGPNKKDRELAFEALETVGMLHLAERPYTKLSGGELQLVILARALVQETPAIIMDEPTAHLDFRNELLFMETVAKLVQQKNVGILMATHSPNQAFYFENKGLSVQVSVMGNQTILQKGTPDEVLTEETIRQVYRIEAKRAVYQDEQGIMRQIIPRGSL; this is translated from the coding sequence ATGACTCTTATAGATATTCGAAATGCCTCATTTGCTTATGAGGAGAAAGAAATCTTTAATAATGTGAATCTTTCGGTTTCTAAAGGAGAGATCTGTTGTCTGATGGGGCCGAATGGATGCGGAAAGAGTACATTGCTTGATTGTATCTTGGGATTTTTAAGATTAAGCCGCGGTGAAATCTTTTTAGGGGGCAGACCGTTTTTATTATACAAAATTGCAGATTTGGCAAGGCAATTCGCATATGTTCCACAGCTGCATACGCGTTCCTTTCCTTATACAGTGGAACAGATTGTACTGATGGGACGGACTACATATGGGAATGGGATTGCCGGTCCGAATAAAAAAGATCGGGAATTAGCTTTTGAGGCTTTAGAGACTGTGGGGATGCTGCATCTGGCAGAGCGGCCTTATACAAAGCTCAGTGGAGGAGAGCTCCAGCTTGTTATTCTTGCACGGGCATTGGTTCAGGAAACTCCGGCTATCATAATGGACGAACCCACAGCACACTTGGACTTCCGCAATGAACTGTTATTTATGGAGACGGTTGCCAAATTGGTGCAACAAAAAAATGTGGGTATTTTGATGGCCACACACTCGCCTAACCAAGCGTTTTATTTTGAAAACAAGGGGCTATCTGTTCAAGTGTCTGTTATGGGGAATCAGACTATTCTTCAAAAAGGAACACCCGACGAAGTGCTTACAGAGGAAACGATCAGACAAGTATACCGGATAGAGGCTAAAAGGGCTGTATATCAAGATGAACAAGGAATCATGCGTCAGATCATACCACGTGGCAGCTTGTGA
- a CDS encoding FecCD family ABC transporter permease: MKTRHLILIGIIPFLLSVVSLFLGRYHVHPKEVLLTFTQLFTQGGTNVGIQSATVVLQLRLPRIIAAAFVGAGLAVSGAAFQGVFHNPLVNSGLLGVSSGAGFGAALAIILFQASWATYPFAFVFGLIAVAASYWVARIYKTVPTIMLVLGGTIISSIFNALVSLLKFVADTDRQLPAIVYWLMGSLSSVAYKDFWALIPIGMGILILIGFSWKVNVLSMGDKEAQTMGVDVIQTKAIIIVGATLATAGAVCMAGVVGWVGLVIPHIGRMVAGNDNRKLIPLSISLGAAFMILIDTLSRTIIESEIPLGILTSLVGAPFFIYLIKKTKGGGWR; the protein is encoded by the coding sequence ATGAAAACTAGACATCTGATTCTTATTGGAATAATACCATTTCTGCTGTCTGTGGTCAGTCTGTTTTTGGGGCGGTATCATGTTCATCCCAAAGAGGTTTTATTAACGTTTACCCAGTTATTTACCCAGGGCGGAACGAATGTGGGGATACAGAGTGCTACTGTTGTTCTGCAGCTGCGGTTACCCAGAATTATTGCTGCTGCCTTTGTAGGCGCTGGGCTTGCTGTCAGTGGGGCTGCATTTCAGGGGGTTTTTCATAATCCCCTGGTTAACTCCGGTCTCTTGGGAGTTAGCTCTGGTGCGGGTTTTGGAGCAGCACTTGCAATCATTCTTTTTCAAGCCAGTTGGGCGACCTATCCATTTGCTTTTGTTTTTGGATTGATTGCGGTAGCTGCAAGTTACTGGGTTGCGCGTATTTACAAAACAGTACCTACCATTATGCTGGTGCTGGGCGGAACAATCATATCCAGTATTTTCAATGCGCTGGTCTCCTTGTTGAAATTTGTGGCAGATACTGATCGCCAGCTTCCCGCGATTGTGTATTGGCTGATGGGAAGTTTATCTTCCGTAGCTTATAAGGACTTTTGGGCACTGATCCCTATTGGGATGGGGATTCTGATTCTGATCGGGTTCAGTTGGAAGGTTAACGTACTTTCCATGGGTGACAAAGAGGCGCAAACCATGGGCGTCGATGTTATACAAACGAAGGCCATTATTATTGTAGGGGCAACACTTGCCACTGCAGGAGCAGTCTGTATGGCCGGCGTAGTAGGCTGGGTTGGCTTGGTAATTCCCCATATTGGCCGTATGGTAGCCGGAAACGACAACCGCAAACTGATTCCGTTGTCCATTTCACTGGGTGCTGCCTTTATGATCCTGATTGATACGCTCAGCAGGACAATTATAGAATCGGAAATCCCGCTAGGCATACTAACCTCTTTGGTCGGAGCACCGTTTTTTATCTACCTTATCAAGAAAACCAAGGGTGGGGGATGGCGGTAA